In a single window of the Arachis hypogaea cultivar Tifrunner chromosome 6, arahy.Tifrunner.gnm2.J5K5, whole genome shotgun sequence genome:
- the LOC112695136 gene encoding pentatricopeptide repeat-containing protein At3g62890: protein MSPNLHTATTINLTILKSLLHRSISLNHFNQILSQSILTGHIHNTLFSTKLFTFSLPSFPFHHSLRIFTHFLQNPNPFASNSLMRAHVDRNQPHHAISLYNSLCRTSAVFDNYTHPILLRACASRTSELEGRQVHSHVLKMGFGSDLYVNNTLINLYAVCGNMESARKVFDESPVLDKVSWNTVLAGYVQLGDVEEAERVYAMMPVRNTIASNSMIVLFGKSGCVEKACQLFDEIEEKDMISWTALVSCYEQNGIFEEALGLFVEMNANGVVVDEVAVISAVSACAHLMIDRTGKVIHGLATKVGIEGYVSLKNALINFYSSCGEILNARKVFDGGLLADQISWNSMISGYLRCGSVDDAEMLFGSMPEKDVVSWSAMISGYAQHERFSEALALFQEMQVHGIRPDETVLVSVVSACTRLAALDLGKWIHAYISKNRLKVNFILGTTFIDMYMKCGCVENALEVFHGLEEKGVSTWNALILGLAMNGLVQKSLSMFEMMKKSGTCPNEITFVGVLGACRHMGLVDEGRRYFNSMIEEHKIEPNVKHYGCIVDLLGRSGLLKEAEEVIESMPMAPDVATWGALLGACRKHNNNEMGERVGRKLIQLHPDHDGFHVLLSNIYASKGNWGNVLGIRDIMAQHRVVKIPGCSMLEANGIVHEFFAGDKTHPKINDIEHMLDVVAAKLKIDGYTPSTNEVSLDIDEEEKETALFSHSEKLAVAFGLITIPPPTPIRIMKNLRICNDCHTVVKLVSKAFNREIVVRDRHRFHHFKHGSCSCMDFW, encoded by the coding sequence ATGAGTCCCAATCTCCACACCGCCACCACCATCAACCTCACCATCTTAAAATCCCTCTTACACCGTTCAATTTCCCTAAACCACTTCAACCAGATCCTCTCCCAATCCATTCTCACTGGCCACATCCACAACACACTCTTCTCCACCAAACTCTTCACCTTCTCCCTCCCCTCCTTCCCCTTCCACCACTCTCTCCGCATTTTCACCCACTTCCTCCAAAACCCTAACCCCTTTGCCTCTAACTCCCTCATGCGTGCTCATGTCGATCGCAACCAACCCCACCATGCCATTTCCCTCTACAACTCCCTTTGCAGAACAAGTGCTGTTTTTGATAACTACACACACCCCATCCTCCTTCGTGCATGCGCCTCACGTACCTCTGAGCTCGAGGGGAGGCAAGTGCATTCCCATGTTCTCAAGATGGGTTTTGGTTCTGATCTTTATGTCAACAATACCTTGATTAATTTGTATGCTGTTTGCGGGAACATGGAGAGCGCTCGCAAGGTGTTCGATGAAAGTCCCGTGTTGGATAAGGTTTCGTGGAACACGGTTTTGGCTGGGTATGTTCAATTGGGTGATGTGGAGGAAGCAGAGAGGGTTTATGCTATGATGCCAGTGAGGAACACGATTGCTTCGAATTCGATGATTGTGCTGTTTGGGAAGAGTGGTTGTGTTGAGAAGGCATGCCAACTGTTTGATGAGATTGAGGAAAAGGATATGATCTCGTGGACTGCGCTGGTTTCATGTTATGAGCAGAATGGGATCTTTGAGGAGGCCTTGGGTTTGTTTGTTGAGATGAATGCTAATGGGGTGGTGGTGGATGAGGTGGCCGTGATTAGTGCTGTGTCTGCTTGTGCACATTTGATGATAGATAGGACTGGGAAGGTGATACATGGCTTGGCTACAAAGGTAGGGATTGAAGGTTATGTTAGCTTGAAGAATGCATTGATCAATTTTTACTCGAGTTGTGGGGAAATATTGAATGCTCGGAAGGTTTTTGATGGTGGTTTGCTCGCGGATCAGATATCTTGGAACTCAATGATTTCTGGGTACTTGAGATGTGGCTCGGTTGACGATGCTGAGATGCTGTTTGGTTCTATGCCTGAGAAGGATGTTGTGTCTTGGAGTGCTATGATATCTGGTTATGCGCAACATGAACGATTCTCGGAAGCCTTGGCTTTGTTTCAGGAAATGCAGGTTCATGGAATTAGGCCTGATGAGACTGTTTTAGTGAGTGTTGTCTCGGCATGTACCCGTCTTGCTGCTTTGGATTTGGGCAAATGGATTCATGCTTATATAAGTAAAAATAGATTGAAAGTTAATTTCATCTTGGGCACAACATTTATAGATATGTACATGAAATGTGGTTGTGTGGAGAATGCATTGGAGGTTTTCCATGGATTGGAGGAAAAGGGGGTTTCTACATGGAATGCGCTCATTCTTGGGTTGGCAATGAATGGTTTAGTACAAAAGTCACTTAGCATGTTTGAGATGATGAAAAAATCAGGAACTTGTCCTAATGAAATTACATTTGTGGGAGTTCTTGGGGCTTGTCGGCATATGGGACTAGTAGACGAGGGGCGCCGCTACTTTAATTCCATGATTGAAGAACACAAGATAGAGCCGAATGTAAAGCATTATGGATGCATTGTTGACCTGTTGGGGCGTTCAGGTTTGCTTAAGGAAGCAGAGGAAGTGATCGAGAGTATGCCAATGGCACCGGATGTTGCTACATGGGGTGCTTTGCTTGGTGCTTGTAGGAAGCACAACAACAATGAAATGGGAGAGAGGGTTGGAAGAAAACTCATTCAGCTTCACCCTGATCATGATGGTTTCCATGTGTTATTGTCAAATATATACGCTTCGAAAGGGAATTGGGGCAATGTTCTTGGAATTAGGGATATTATGGCACAACACAGGGTGGTGAAGATACCTGGTTGTAGCATGCTTGAAGCAAATGGGATAGTTCATGAATTTTTTGCAGGGGATAAGACACACCCAAAAATCAATGATATTGAGCATATGTTAGACGTAGTGGCTGCAAAATTGAAGATCGACGGATATACACCAAGCACAAATGAGGTTTCACTTGATattgatgaagaagagaaggaaactGCACTTTTCAGCCACAGTGAGAAACTTGCGGTCGCGTTCGGACTGATCACTATTCCTCCGCCAACTCCTATCAGAATAATGAAGAATCTGCGAATATGTAATGATTGCCACACCGTGGTGAAACTAGTCTCAAAAGCATTCAATCGCGAAATTGTGGTGAGGGATCGTCATCGCTTCCACCACTTTAAACATGGATCTTGTTCCTGCATGGACTTTTGGTAG
- the LOC112695137 gene encoding uncharacterized protein — protein MATMWNSLCVANGTLFNSSSPLLPLRFNSNSNLRFRRATITSMCVPENDVVVIGYGMTTVDFLATVDSFPKPDDKVRTTSFKVQGGGNAGNALTCAARLGLKPKLISKVGDDSQGHAILNELQRDAVDTSFVLVSKGGSSAFSYVLIDNQTKTRTSIYTPAHPPMMPDDQSQSTLLSAFNEARLVYFDGLTTDTALFIAQEAARNKIPILVEAESPKEGLDELLKLADFAVCSARFPKAWTHASSIPSALVSMLLRLPNIKFAIVTLGEDGCLMLERSANEDADTEEKDIDCFFESLYERKDDSLAVPTCISSGVKKFRANGRGTVCGRFFLGTAERIPDGELIDTTGAGDAFIGAILYAICTNMEPEKMLPFAAQVAAAKCRALGARTGLPYLTDPRLAAYLC, from the exons atggcAACGATGTGGAATTCTTTATGCGTGGCCAATGGCACTCTCTTCAACTCTTCTtctccacttcttcctcttcgttTCAATTCTAACTCCAACCTTCGATTTCGCCGCGCCACAATCACAAGCATGTGCGTTCCTGAAAACGACGTCGTTGTGATCGGTTACGGAATGACTACAGTTGACTTCTTGGCCACCGTTGACTCTTTTCCGAAGCCCGACGACAAGGTCCGCACCACCTCCTTCAAG GTTCAAGGAGGTGGCAATGCCGGCAACGCCTTAACCTGCGCCGCAAGACTCGGCTTGAAGCCTAAGCTCATCTCCAAGGTCGGCGACGATTCCCAAGGCCACGCTATTCTCAACGAGCTTCAGCGCGACGCCGTCGACACCTCCTTTGTCCTG GTATCAAAGGGTGGAAGTTCCGCGTTTTCGTATGTTCTAATCGACAACCAGAC AAAAACTCGGACTAGTATTTACACCCCTGCACATCCTCCCATGATGCCAGATGATCAATCCCAATCAACCTTATTATCTGCATTTAATGAAGCAAGATTAGTGTATTTTGATGGACTGACTACCGATACCGCTCTATTCATTGCACAAGAG GCCGCCCGAAATAAGATACCGATTTTAGTTGAGGCCGAATCACCTAAGGAAGGGTTGGATGAGCTTCTGAAACTTGCTGACTTTGCTGTATGCTCTGCAAGGTTTCCTAAG GCTTGGACACATGCATCATCTATCCCAAGTGCACTGGTTTCCATGCTTTTAAGATTGCCAAATATCAAATTTGCGATTGTGACTTTGGGTGAAGATGGATGTCTAATGTTGGAAAGAAGTGCAAACG AGGATGCTGATACAGAAGAAAAGGATATAGATTGTTTCTTTGAATCCTTATATGAAAGGAAGGATGATAGCTTGGCTGTCCCAACCTGTATATCGTCG GGGGTGAAAAAATTTAGAGCAAACGGAAGAGGGACAGTTTGTGGAAGATTCTTTCTTGGAACAGCAGAGAGGATACCGGATGGTGAGCTGATCGATACAACTGGTGCTGGAGATGCATTTATTGGTGCTATTCTTTATG CAATCTGCACAAACATGGAACCAGAGAAAATGTTACCATTTGCTGCTCAAGTG GCAGCTGCCAAGTGTAGGGCTTTGGGAGCTAGAACTGGTCTTCCATATCTGACAGATCCACGCCTAGCAGCCTATTTATGCTAG